The following coding sequences are from one Nicotiana tabacum cultivar K326 chromosome 1, ASM71507v2, whole genome shotgun sequence window:
- the LOC142163136 gene encoding pentatricopeptide repeat-containing protein At4g39530-like, which translates to MRDNLILPSLLTFVSLLGASASLFSLELSMQLHALTIKFGFSAGMFVCSILIDVYSKCSSVKDARQVFNEMNEKDIAVWSSMLFGYIQQCENEKALKLFLKLQHCLQKPNTLTFVALIVSSSNLCGSLEEAQRMFDSALQRDIACWNSMISTYAQHGEAKEAINMSEKMINGRRSC; encoded by the exons ATGAGAGATAATCTGATTCTTCCAAGCCTTTTGACTTTTGTTAGCCTGCTTGGTGCTTCAGCTTCACTCTTTTCCTTGGAATTGAGTATGCAACTTCATGCTCTCACCATAAAATTTGGTTTTTCGGCTGGCATGTTTGTTTGTAGCATCCTAATAgatgtttactcaaaatgttcaTCTGTTAAAGATGCAAGGCAAGTATTTAATGAGATGAATGAGAAGGATATTGCTGTATGGAGTTCTATGTTGTTTGGGTATATACAACAGTGTGAAAATGAAAAGGCTCTAAAGCTCTTCCTAAAATTGCAGCATTGTTTGCAAAAGCCAAATACGTTGACTTTTGTTGCCCTCATTGTTTCTTCTAGTAACCTA TGTGGAAGCTTGGAAGAAGCACAGAGGATGTTTGATTCCGCTCTCCAGAGAGATATCGCATGTTGGAATTCTATGATATCCACTTATGCACAGCATGGAGAAGCAAAGGAAGCTATTAATATGtctgagaaaatgataaatggTCGTAGATCATGTTAG